From the genome of Streptomyces sp. JH34:
AGCTCCAGGAAGGCCAGGCCGTCACCTTCGACGTCACCCAGGGCCAGAAGGGCCCGCAGGCGGAGAACATCACGACCGCCTGACGGTGTAGGTCGAGATCACCCAGGCCCCGGGGAGCACGATCCCGGGGCCTGGTGGCCGTCATGGGCCGGTGCGCACGCGACGGCCGCGGTGCGAACAGACGCGCTGCCCCGCGCGTCAGGACCGGACGCACATCGCCCCCGGTCCCGTTCGCGGACGTCTTCGCCACTGCTCAGGAGGGTGCTCCCGGCTCAGGAGGGTGCTCCAGGCTCGGGCCGGGTAGGTGCTCCGTGCGCAGGCCCGGAAAAGGTCTGCCGGACCAACTGCCAATGCCGGTCCCGCACCGGATTCGCGGCCGCCCGACTCATCGAGGAGCCAGCACGTGGAGTCAGACGAGGGTGTGGACAACGGCGACCACCAGGCGCAGGTGATCGTGGTGGGCGCGGGACCCGCGGGTTCCGCCGCGGCGCTGCACCTGGCGAGGGCCGGAGTGGACGTGCTGCTGCTCGAGAAGGGCACCTTCCCCCGGGACAAGGTGTGCGGCGACGGTCTCACCCCGCGAGGCGTGCAGCAGTTGGTGCGCATGGGAGTCGACATCGACGCTCCGGGATGGATGCGCACCAAGGGAATGCGGTGGGTGTGCGGAGGCCGTCAGGTGCACATCGACTGGCCGCGGTCGGGCAGCCACCCCGACTTCGGGCTCACCCGGTCCCGGCACGACTTCGACGACATCCTGGCCCGCCACGCCGTGGCCGCCGGCGCGAGGTTGTGTCTGGAGACCAAGGCGACGGGCCCCCTGACCGACCGGGCCGGCCGCATCGTCGGTGTCAGCGCCGTCGCGGGTGCCGACAAGCAGCCGAGGAGCTACCGCGCGCCCCTGGTGATCGCCGCCGACGGAGCCTCCGCCCGTACGGCCCTGGCCATGGGGCTGGAGCGTGACCCCGGCAAGCCGATGGCCACGGCCGCTCGACGCTACTACCGCAGCGAGGTCCGTACGCACGACCCCTACCTGGAGCTCTGGGCCGATCTGCGCTGCTCCCGCACCGGACGTGATCTGCCGGGATACGGATGGATCTTCCCGCTCGGGGACGGCCGTGTGAACGTCGGCCTGGGCGCCCTGCCGCACCGCGGCCACGGGGCGGTCGACCTGCGGGCCACCATGGAACGCTGGCTGGCCCGGGTGCCCGCGCACTGGGGACTGCGGGAACAGAACGCCGA
Proteins encoded in this window:
- a CDS encoding geranylgeranyl reductase family protein, which encodes MESDEGVDNGDHQAQVIVVGAGPAGSAAALHLARAGVDVLLLEKGTFPRDKVCGDGLTPRGVQQLVRMGVDIDAPGWMRTKGMRWVCGGRQVHIDWPRSGSHPDFGLTRSRHDFDDILARHAVAAGARLCLETKATGPLTDRAGRIVGVSAVAGADKQPRSYRAPLVIAADGASARTALAMGLERDPGKPMATAARRYYRSEVRTHDPYLELWADLRCSRTGRDLPGYGWIFPLGDGRVNVGLGALPHRGHGAVDLRATMERWLARVPAHWGLREQNADSPLRSAALPMGFNRRPQYGRGLLLVGDSGGMVSPWSGEGIVQAMEAGEVAAETVALALHRPEGPGREQALRQYASEVNRRWGRYYRLGNTVADLVLARYGYRPLLNRRVMRSPALVHSLARILTHGSDAPTDDLIDTVVRGVVRMVPSSGRRVRGLEAPRR